From one Raphanus sativus cultivar WK10039 unplaced genomic scaffold, ASM80110v3 Scaffold2443, whole genome shotgun sequence genomic stretch:
- the LOC130505629 gene encoding uncharacterized protein LOC130505629: protein MAFKRIPYLPPSGISTNILPWACWQIWISRNQLIFEGKSPSIKEIALRTVTSAREWIAAQSTTQQKQTAQPQASKWHYKDPELKNSICCFSDASWNKDSQRSGLGWIFRDQKPTICKGSKVMDSVRSPLLVEALAVRSSLRHANLIGIEDLTVFSDNQTLIKALNSKLAPKEIFGVVAGIKGLAASFISIAFFSISRAKNLEPDGLCKSVLQNPSSVMGFSLGRNFPTSNLYWGGP from the coding sequence ATGGCCTTCAAACGTATACCCTATCTCCCTCCTTCAGGTATATCAACAAACATTCTCCCCTGGGCTTGTTGGCAGATTTGGATATCCCGAAATCAACTCATCTTCGAAGGCAAGAGCCCATCAATCAAAGAGATAGCTCTCCGTACAGTGACTTCGGCTCGAGAGTGGATCGCTGCACAATCAACGACTCAGCAGAAGCAAACCGCACAACCACAGGCTTCAAAGTGGCACTACAAAGATCCGGAACTGAAGAACTCCATCTGCTGCTTCTCCGATGCTTCATGGAATAAAGACAGTCAACGCTCGGGTCTCGGTTGGATCTTCAGAGATCAGAAACCCACCATCTGTAAAGGATCGAAAGTGATGGATTCTGTTAGATCACCTCTGTTGGTTGAAGCTCTCGCCGTTCGATCAAGTCTCCGACATGCAAACCTCATCGGAATCGAAGACCTCACTGTCTTCTCGGATAACCAAACGCTCATCAAAGCTCTTAATAGCAAGCTAGCACCAAAGGAGATATTTGGAGTCGTCGCCGGCATCAAAGGTCTTGCAGCTTCGTTTATCTCAATCGCTTTTTTCTCTATCTCTCGCGCAAAGAATCTTGAGCCAGATGGTCTCTGCAAATCTGTCTTGCAAAACCCATCATCTGTTATGGGCTTTTCTTTGGGTCGTAATTTCCCCACTTCGAACTTGTATTGGGGTGGACcctaa